The following proteins come from a genomic window of Coffea arabica cultivar ET-39 chromosome 11c, Coffea Arabica ET-39 HiFi, whole genome shotgun sequence:
- the LOC140016654 gene encoding nudix hydrolase 1-like has protein sequence MENEPALEVSSSQPPPPKPKVGVAVFLLKGNKVLLGRRLSSVGRNTFALPGGHLEFGESFEECAAREVKEETGLEIEKTEYLTVTNNVFSQEGKATHIVCVFMRAVPADLNQQPQNLEPEKCDGWDWYDWDDLPKPLFGPLEIMLQHGFSPFPTT, from the exons atggaaaatgaaccAGCATTGGAGGTGTCATCTTCACAGCCGCCGCCGCCGAAGCCGAAAGTTGGGGTGGCCGTGTTTTTGCTGAAGGGGAATAAAGTGCTATTGGGGCGGCGCCTCTCCTCCGTTGGCCGCAACACCTTCGCTCTTCCTGGTGGCCACCTTGAGTTTG GAGAAAGTTTTGAAGAATGTGCAGCTAGGGAGGTGAAGGAAGAAACAGGACTCGAAATCGAAAAAACAGAGTACTTAACTGTCACAAACAATGTATTCTCACAAGAAGGTAAAGCAACACACATTGTTTGTGTCTTCATGCGTGCAGTTCCAGCAGACCTCAACCAGCAACCTCAAAATCTTGAGCCTGAGAAATGCGATGGATGGGATTGGTATGACTGGGATGATCTTCCAAAACCACTTTTTGGGCCATTGGAGATTATGCTCCAACATGGTTTTAGTCCTTTTCCCACCACTTAA